In Pantoea cypripedii, the following proteins share a genomic window:
- the bcsA gene encoding UDP-forming cellulose synthase catalytic subunit, with protein sequence MRKLGFYLLLLVLAPVAAVIIITPMDSQKQYIFGLISIAMMFLMGFSKSRKITVVMVILSALMSTRYIWWRTTETLQFNSEVEAILGIGLYLAELYVWLILILGFLQTTWPLKRTIEPLPDDTSLWPTVDVYVPSYNESLDVVRDTVLAAQCIDYPRDKLKIYLLDDGKRSEFAMFAADVGVGYITRDDNRHAKAGNLNHAMKITKGELICVFDCDHVATRTFLQATVGPFLKDPKLALLQTPHYFYSPDPFERNLRAARSIPNEGSLFYGPVQQGNDNWNATFFCGSCAVIRRSALEQIGGFAVETVTEDAHTALKMQRLGWGSAFLSIPLAAGLATERLGLHVIQRTRWARGMTQIFRVDNPLLGRGLKWQQRLCYLNAMLHFQFGLPRVAFLTAPLAYLLFNLNIIHSSASLIFAYVLPHLVMSLYVNSRMNGRFRYTFWGEIYETVMCFHLVIPTILTMFSPKHGKFNVTDKGGVLDQGFFDFHIVRPHVIVATLLTVGIVAGVVRATMHNYFGVDPYVIALNVGWAVFSLIILMAAIAVARETKQVRKTIRIEVEIPAIIHYASGISSRTMTSNLSMGGAQLDAPDGRHEFDEIEEIDLLLKSGAITIPVSKISGDEETIRLRFEAMPLSRRRELVRVVLARADAWIQPQYKQDNPLLSIGTIVRTVFELFWLTWKDRRNKGKQDAQPAVKEDSAA encoded by the coding sequence ATGAGAAAACTCGGGTTTTACCTGCTGCTGCTGGTGCTTGCACCGGTCGCAGCGGTAATCATCATTACGCCGATGGATAGCCAGAAACAATATATCTTTGGCTTAATCAGCATCGCTATGATGTTTTTAATGGGCTTCAGTAAAAGCCGCAAAATAACGGTGGTGATGGTCATTCTCTCCGCGCTCATGTCAACCCGATATATCTGGTGGCGCACCACGGAGACTCTGCAATTTAATTCAGAGGTTGAAGCCATTCTTGGCATCGGCTTATATCTTGCCGAGCTTTATGTCTGGCTGATCTTAATTCTCGGTTTCCTGCAAACCACCTGGCCATTAAAACGCACCATCGAACCGCTGCCCGATGACACCAGCCTGTGGCCGACAGTGGACGTTTATGTGCCTTCGTACAACGAAAGTCTCGATGTGGTTCGCGATACGGTGCTGGCGGCACAATGTATTGATTACCCGCGCGACAAACTCAAAATCTATTTACTGGATGATGGCAAACGCAGCGAATTTGCCATGTTTGCTGCGGATGTTGGTGTCGGCTATATCACCCGTGACGACAACCGCCACGCTAAAGCCGGTAACCTTAACCACGCGATGAAAATCACCAAAGGTGAGCTGATTTGCGTATTTGACTGTGACCACGTTGCCACCCGCACCTTCCTGCAAGCGACGGTCGGCCCGTTCCTGAAAGATCCGAAACTGGCGCTGTTGCAGACGCCGCACTACTTCTACTCGCCGGACCCATTCGAGCGTAACCTGCGCGCTGCGCGCAGCATCCCGAACGAAGGTTCGCTGTTCTACGGCCCGGTGCAGCAGGGTAACGATAACTGGAACGCCACCTTCTTCTGCGGCTCCTGTGCGGTGATTCGCCGTAGCGCGCTGGAACAGATTGGGGGTTTTGCGGTAGAAACCGTGACCGAAGATGCGCACACCGCGCTGAAGATGCAGCGTCTGGGCTGGGGCTCCGCGTTCCTGTCGATTCCGCTGGCCGCCGGTCTGGCCACCGAGCGTCTTGGTTTGCACGTTATTCAGCGTACCCGCTGGGCGCGCGGTATGACGCAGATTTTCCGCGTCGATAATCCGCTGCTGGGCCGTGGTCTGAAATGGCAGCAACGTCTGTGCTACCTCAACGCCATGCTGCATTTCCAGTTTGGTCTGCCGCGTGTCGCGTTCCTGACCGCGCCGCTGGCGTACCTGCTGTTTAACCTGAACATCATTCATTCGTCGGCATCGCTGATCTTTGCCTACGTATTGCCGCATCTGGTGATGTCGTTGTACGTCAACTCCCGCATGAATGGCCGTTTCCGCTACACCTTCTGGGGTGAGATTTACGAAACGGTGATGTGTTTCCACCTGGTTATCCCGACCATCCTGACCATGTTTTCGCCGAAACACGGCAAGTTCAACGTTACGGATAAAGGCGGGGTACTGGATCAGGGCTTCTTCGATTTCCACATCGTGCGTCCCCATGTGATTGTGGCGACACTGCTGACGGTGGGCATCGTGGCAGGCGTGGTGCGTGCCACCATGCACAACTATTTTGGCGTGGACCCTTACGTTATCGCCCTGAACGTTGGCTGGGCGGTGTTCAGCCTGATTATCCTGATGGCGGCGATTGCGGTGGCGCGCGAAACCAAACAGGTGCGTAAAACCATTCGTATTGAGGTAGAAATCCCGGCGATTATTCACTACGCCAGCGGTATCTCATCGCGCACCATGACCAGCAACCTGTCGATGGGCGGCGCGCAGCTCGATGCCCCGGATGGTCGCCATGAATTTGATGAAATTGAAGAGATTGATCTGCTGCTGAAATCGGGTGCCATCACCATTCCGGTGAGCAAAATTTCCGGTGATGAAGAAACCATTCGTCTGCGTTTCGAAGCCATGCCGCTGTCGCGTCGCCGCGAACTGGTGCGCGTGGTGCTGGCGCGCGCCGATGCGTGGATTCAGCCGCAGTACAAGCAAGACAACCCGCTGCTGTCGATCGGCACCATTGTGCGTACCGTTTTTGAGCTGTTCTGGCTGACATGGAAAGATCGTCGCAACAAAGGCAAGCAGGACGCTCAGCCTGCCGTGAAAGAGGACAGCGCAGCATGA
- the bcsO gene encoding cellulose biosynthesis protein BcsO, whose product MKNYDDLQRFKEKTQTLDIAFKDMSGQTQEADQSQWAIIRQLAADEEQETLGGGQRIDLPQPQPIRGNEFSAPQPSPQVTPVASSVRGSILDSLAATPVVTAAPAVAEPQPASSLFPPETSRPAPSITPVAPKATHVERQATTSLFPPPPAKPAEAPAAPAPVQAVAPEPAPWTAPAPVVSAPAAVAPVPAFVSPAAPAPQPAAAPSRFGALFRSRPAAPANLSKDTPLKPLLEKIALCR is encoded by the coding sequence ATGAAGAACTACGACGATTTGCAGCGTTTTAAGGAAAAAACGCAGACGCTGGATATCGCTTTTAAGGATATGTCTGGGCAAACGCAGGAAGCCGACCAAAGTCAGTGGGCGATTATCCGTCAGCTGGCTGCGGACGAAGAACAGGAAACCTTAGGTGGCGGCCAGCGTATTGATTTACCGCAGCCGCAGCCGATTCGTGGCAACGAATTTAGCGCGCCGCAGCCGTCGCCGCAGGTAACGCCTGTCGCCAGCAGCGTGCGGGGTTCAATTCTCGATAGCCTGGCAGCCACCCCGGTAGTGACAGCTGCGCCTGCGGTGGCTGAGCCTCAGCCAGCATCATCGCTATTTCCACCTGAAACATCCCGGCCTGCGCCATCGATCACACCCGTGGCACCCAAAGCGACCCATGTTGAGCGCCAGGCGACCACCTCGCTGTTTCCGCCTCCGCCAGCCAAACCGGCTGAAGCCCCGGCGGCTCCAGCTCCGGTTCAGGCTGTTGCGCCTGAACCTGCACCCTGGACGGCACCTGCTCCCGTTGTATCAGCCCCGGCTGCCGTTGCGCCTGTGCCAGCCTTTGTATCACCGGCCGCGCCTGCACCTCAGCCTGCTGCGGCACCGTCACGTTTTGGCGCGCTATTCCGTTCACGGCCAGCTGCGCCCGCGAACCTGTCGAAAGATACACCACTGAAACCGTTACTGGAGAAGATTGCGCTATGCCGTTAG
- the bcsB gene encoding cellulose biosynthesis cyclic di-GMP-binding regulatory protein BcsB, translating to MKNLTQTLLASSLATALLLVPAWADTPATVTQDSSALGQVPPPQGLDSNADAQLKAAAGSAPYAPAENAPATENDAPAAASGAPAADIVLPTPAPLPAPVAVPEVVAAPLNQPVSTMISVAQMGQPQGIVLTGGQLQSGIVFTLPGDEVITNARLNLSLRVSAALASRNTSLQLMLNGQPLGTLPLGSSDSDVSDYQLDIPAAMVVSSNNLSFKINDADKLLCEKDSARQYQVTILPKTTLSMEGQQLNIGTALRNFPRPFLDPLRMTPATVTIGFANDVAPDTVSAAALVASWLGIQSDYRGIRFPVVRGDLPEHNGILFGHPGDKIGSLTFPAANGPTLQMVDNPNNPVYKLLLVSGADDAQLRQAANRLTTHPLTTDASSMNVQTQPIALRKPYDAPRWINTSRPVRLSELLRKDQSLTTTGIWHDALSVNFRAAPDLFMWDGDTIPVNLHYRFPSESWIDENNSFLNVMLNGTFLRNLTVNKVGLLESAWHRLGGDARQENYTLKLDPYLIYGDNQLALYFNIKPKADAPCGVLLNNNIKSRIEDDSSIDLSHTRHFTMLPNLSYFVGASFPFSRLADFSQTTLMLPEKPSDAEISTLLDMAARAGNATGVPLAQNQVLFGMPNGGTNLTRLEHSDLLAVSTTQNSAFNQAMLAGTPYETSGNTLGVKEPTTWDKLRGWLTGDWYRQQLDADRYFSSNEAWRGFLSYRSPWNPDRLVVMTVATSDDQLTRLHNDLSSARINAGIRGDTAIITDENGIRSFRVGPQFPSGEMPWYMMVVWYANQHSVLMALAALLVSALVGGSAWAMLKRHAWRRLNPQGDSKSGKK from the coding sequence ATGAAGAATCTGACGCAAACGTTGCTGGCAAGTTCGCTGGCAACCGCGCTGTTGCTGGTGCCTGCCTGGGCGGATACCCCGGCAACGGTGACGCAGGATAGCTCTGCCCTGGGACAGGTGCCCCCGCCACAGGGGCTGGATAGCAACGCGGATGCCCAGCTGAAAGCGGCGGCAGGCAGCGCCCCTTACGCCCCGGCAGAAAATGCCCCGGCGACGGAAAACGATGCGCCTGCGGCAGCCAGCGGGGCACCGGCAGCGGATATCGTATTGCCGACCCCCGCGCCGCTTCCCGCTCCGGTAGCGGTACCGGAGGTGGTGGCGGCACCGCTGAATCAGCCGGTAAGTACGATGATTTCCGTGGCGCAGATGGGCCAGCCGCAGGGCATTGTGCTGACCGGTGGTCAGCTGCAATCCGGTATCGTCTTCACCCTGCCGGGTGATGAAGTGATCACCAATGCGCGCCTCAACCTGTCGCTGCGTGTCTCTGCGGCGCTGGCGTCACGTAATACCTCGCTGCAACTGATGCTTAACGGCCAGCCGCTGGGTACGCTGCCGCTCGGCTCCAGCGACAGCGATGTCAGTGATTATCAGCTCGATATCCCGGCAGCAATGGTGGTGTCCAGCAACAACCTGAGCTTCAAGATTAACGACGCCGACAAATTGCTGTGCGAGAAAGATAGCGCCCGCCAGTATCAGGTGACGATTCTGCCGAAAACCACCCTGAGTATGGAAGGGCAGCAGCTGAACATCGGCACCGCCCTGCGTAACTTCCCACGTCCGTTTCTTGATCCGCTGCGCATGACCCCTGCCACTGTCACCATTGGCTTTGCCAATGATGTGGCTCCGGATACCGTCAGTGCGGCGGCGCTGGTGGCTTCGTGGCTGGGTATTCAGTCAGATTACCGTGGCATTCGTTTCCCGGTGGTGCGCGGCGATCTGCCGGAGCACAACGGCATCCTGTTTGGCCATCCGGGCGATAAAATTGGCTCGCTGACCTTCCCGGCCGCCAACGGTCCGACCCTGCAAATGGTCGATAACCCGAACAACCCGGTGTACAAACTGCTGCTGGTGAGTGGCGCGGATGACGCGCAGCTGCGTCAGGCGGCGAACCGTCTCACCACGCATCCATTGACCACTGACGCCAGCAGCATGAATGTGCAGACGCAGCCAATTGCTTTGCGTAAGCCTTATGATGCGCCGCGCTGGATCAACACCAGCCGTCCGGTGCGTCTGAGCGAGCTGCTGCGTAAAGATCAGAGCCTGACCACCACCGGCATCTGGCACGACGCGCTGAGCGTGAACTTCCGCGCCGCGCCAGACCTGTTTATGTGGGACGGCGATACCATTCCGGTGAACCTGCACTATCGTTTCCCGTCAGAAAGCTGGATCGACGAGAACAACTCGTTCCTCAACGTGATGCTGAACGGCACCTTCCTGCGTAACCTGACGGTGAATAAAGTCGGCCTGCTGGAGAGCGCATGGCACCGCCTGGGTGGCGATGCGCGCCAGGAAAACTACACGCTGAAGCTCGATCCCTATCTGATTTACGGCGATAACCAGCTGGCGCTGTACTTCAACATCAAGCCGAAAGCGGATGCCCCGTGCGGCGTGTTGCTGAACAACAACATCAAGAGCCGCATTGAAGATGACTCGTCGATCGACCTGAGCCATACGCGTCACTTCACCATGCTGCCGAACCTGTCGTACTTCGTTGGTGCATCCTTCCCGTTCTCGCGTCTGGCCGATTTCTCCCAGACCACGCTGATGCTGCCGGAAAAACCGAGCGACGCGGAGATCTCGACCCTGCTGGATATGGCTGCCCGTGCCGGTAACGCCACTGGCGTACCGCTGGCGCAAAACCAGGTGTTGTTCGGCATGCCGAATGGCGGCACCAACCTGACACGTCTGGAGCATAGCGATCTGCTGGCAGTAAGCACCACGCAAAACAGCGCCTTTAACCAGGCGATGCTGGCGGGGACACCTTATGAGACCAGCGGCAATACGCTGGGGGTGAAAGAGCCGACCACCTGGGACAAGCTGCGTGGCTGGCTGACCGGCGACTGGTATCGCCAGCAGCTGGATGCCGATCGTTACTTCTCTTCGAATGAAGCCTGGCGCGGCTTTCTCAGCTATCGCTCACCGTGGAACCCGGATCGCCTGGTGGTGATGACGGTCGCCACCAGCGATGACCAGCTGACACGTCTGCATAACGACCTCAGCTCGGCACGGATTAACGCGGGTATT
- the dppD gene encoding dipeptide ABC transporter ATP-binding protein: MALLNVEKLSVHFGDEKTPFRAVDRISYQVEQGQVVGIVGESGSGKSVSSLAIMGLIDYPGRVMAEKLEFNQRDLQRISEKERRQLVGAEVAMIFQDPMTSLNPCYTVGFQIMEALKVHQGGSRSTRRQRAIDLLEQVGIPDPASRLDVYPHQLSGGMSQRVMIAMAIACKPKLLIADEPTTALDVTIQAQIIELLLELQKQENMALILITHDLALVAEAAQHIIVMYAGQVVESGKAVDIFKAPRHPYTQALLRALPEFAADKARLASLPGVVPGKYDRPTGCLLNPRCPYVTDRCRREEPELRDIPGRQSKCHFPLDDAGRPTYES, translated from the coding sequence ATGGCGTTATTAAATGTAGAAAAACTGTCGGTGCATTTTGGCGACGAAAAAACACCGTTCCGTGCGGTTGACCGCATCAGTTATCAGGTTGAGCAGGGCCAGGTGGTCGGGATTGTGGGTGAGTCCGGTTCCGGCAAATCCGTCAGCTCACTGGCGATTATGGGCCTGATTGATTATCCCGGTCGGGTGATGGCAGAGAAGCTGGAGTTTAATCAGCGCGATCTGCAACGCATCTCCGAAAAAGAGCGTCGTCAGCTGGTGGGGGCGGAAGTAGCGATGATCTTCCAGGACCCGATGACCAGCCTCAATCCGTGTTACACCGTGGGCTTCCAGATTATGGAAGCGCTGAAAGTGCATCAGGGCGGCAGCCGTAGCACCCGCCGTCAGCGGGCAATTGATCTGCTGGAGCAGGTGGGGATTCCCGATCCGGCCTCGCGTCTGGATGTGTATCCGCATCAGCTGTCCGGTGGTATGAGCCAGCGCGTGATGATCGCCATGGCGATTGCCTGCAAACCGAAGCTGCTGATCGCCGATGAGCCGACCACCGCGCTTGACGTGACCATCCAGGCGCAGATCATTGAACTGCTGCTGGAGTTGCAGAAGCAGGAGAACATGGCGCTGATCCTCATCACCCATGATTTGGCATTGGTGGCCGAAGCGGCTCAGCACATCATCGTGATGTATGCCGGCCAGGTGGTGGAAAGCGGCAAAGCGGTGGATATCTTCAAAGCACCGCGTCATCCCTACACCCAGGCGCTGCTGCGTGCGCTGCCGGAGTTCGCGGCAGATAAAGCGCGTCTGGCGTCATTGCCGGGTGTGGTGCCGGGCAAATATGACCGCCCGACCGGCTGCCTGCTGAATCCGCGCTGCCCCTATGTGACTGACCGTTGCCGTCGCGAAGAACCTGAGCTGCGCGATATTCCGGGCCGCCAGTCCAAATGTCACTTCCCACTGGATGATGCCGGGAGACCGACTTATGAGTCATGA
- the bcsQ gene encoding cellulose biosynthesis protein BcsQ, whose amino-acid sequence MPLVCVCSPKGGVGKTTMAANLAWSLARAGSKVLAIDFDVQNALRLHFGVPLHDGRGFVARSDEQADWSQSILTTGGNIFVMPYGDVTEEQRERFEERLAKDPHFLRRGLDTVLNYPGLVIIADFPPGPGPALKAMTALADMHLVVMLADTASVSLLPQIENDRMIGQPLNNKRGHYFVLNQSDNRRNISRDVTAFMQQRLGDNLLGVVHRDESVAEANASQQSVFDFSPASAAAFDIELVARRVSNILNITVGNGEVQAPIRSHY is encoded by the coding sequence ATGCCGTTAGTTTGTGTGTGCTCGCCTAAAGGGGGAGTAGGGAAAACCACAATGGCAGCCAACCTGGCCTGGAGTCTGGCCCGCGCAGGCAGCAAAGTTTTGGCAATCGATTTTGACGTACAAAATGCACTGCGTCTGCATTTTGGTGTGCCGCTGCATGATGGTCGCGGCTTTGTGGCGCGCTCGGATGAGCAGGCCGACTGGAGTCAGTCGATTCTCACCACCGGCGGCAATATTTTTGTCATGCCCTATGGTGACGTGACCGAAGAACAGCGTGAGCGTTTTGAAGAAAGGCTGGCAAAAGATCCGCATTTCCTGCGGCGTGGTCTGGATACCGTGCTGAATTATCCGGGACTGGTGATCATTGCTGATTTTCCGCCTGGTCCGGGTCCGGCATTAAAGGCAATGACGGCACTGGCCGATATGCATTTAGTGGTGATGCTGGCAGATACCGCATCCGTCTCGTTGCTGCCGCAAATTGAAAACGACCGCATGATTGGTCAGCCACTGAATAATAAACGTGGGCACTATTTTGTTCTCAACCAGAGCGATAACCGCCGCAATATAAGCCGTGATGTCACTGCTTTTATGCAGCAGCGTCTGGGGGACAATTTACTGGGTGTGGTGCACCGTGACGAAAGTGTCGCGGAGGCCAATGCGTCGCAGCAATCTGTTTTTGATTTCAGCCCTGCATCTGCGGCAGCGTTTGATATTGAGCTGGTTGCCAGACGTGTCTCCAATATTCTGAATATCACCGTGGGTAACGGCGAAGTTCAGGCACCCATTCGCAGCCATTATTAA
- the dppF gene encoding dipeptide ABC transporter ATP-binding subunit DppF, producing MSHENSQQDYLLQAIDLKKHYPVKKGLFGQERLVKALDGVSFNLERGKTLAVVGESGCGKSTLGRLLTMIETPTEGQLYWHGQDLLKHDPQAQKLRRQKIQIVFQNPYGSLNPRKKISQILEEPLVINTTLTKAERREKTLEMMAKVGLKTEHYDRYPHMFSGGQRQRIAIARGLMLDPDVLIADEPVSALDVSVRAQVLNLMMDLQQDLGLSYVFISHDLSVVEHIADEVMVMYLGRCVEKGSKEAIFSNPRHPYTQALLSATPRLNPDERRERIKLTGELPSPLNPPPGCAFNARCRRRFGTCVQLQPKLKTYGEQQIACFAVDQDENQPLTGA from the coding sequence ATGAGTCATGAAAATTCACAGCAGGATTACCTGCTGCAGGCGATTGACCTGAAAAAACACTACCCGGTGAAGAAAGGTTTGTTCGGCCAGGAACGTCTGGTGAAAGCGCTCGATGGCGTGTCGTTCAATCTGGAACGCGGTAAAACGCTGGCAGTGGTCGGGGAGTCGGGCTGTGGTAAATCCACCCTTGGCCGCCTGCTGACCATGATTGAAACCCCGACGGAAGGGCAGCTGTACTGGCACGGTCAGGATCTGCTGAAGCACGATCCTCAGGCGCAGAAACTGCGTCGCCAGAAAATTCAGATCGTGTTCCAGAACCCCTATGGCTCACTCAATCCACGCAAGAAAATCAGCCAGATTCTGGAAGAGCCGCTGGTGATCAACACCACGTTGACCAAAGCGGAACGTCGCGAGAAAACGCTGGAGATGATGGCGAAGGTCGGCCTGAAAACCGAACATTACGACCGTTACCCGCATATGTTTTCTGGCGGCCAGCGTCAGCGTATCGCCATTGCGCGTGGTCTGATGCTTGACCCGGATGTGCTGATCGCCGATGAGCCGGTATCGGCGCTTGACGTGTCGGTGCGTGCGCAGGTGCTGAACCTGATGATGGACCTGCAACAGGACCTCGGCCTGTCGTATGTGTTTATTTCCCACGATTTGTCGGTGGTGGAACATATCGCCGATGAAGTGATGGTGATGTACCTCGGTCGCTGTGTGGAAAAAGGCAGCAAAGAGGCGATCTTCAGCAACCCGCGTCATCCGTATACCCAGGCGCTGCTGTCGGCAACGCCGCGTCTCAATCCGGATGAGCGTCGTGAACGTATTAAACTGACCGGCGAGCTGCCCAGCCCGTTAAACCCACCGCCAGGCTGTGCTTTCAATGCGCGCTGTCGCCGCCGTTTTGGTACCTGCGTGCAATTGCAGCCGAAACTGAAAACCTATGGTGAACAGCAGATTGCCTGCTTCGCTGTCGATCAGGATGAGAACCAGCCCCTCACGGGCGCATAA